Proteins encoded within one genomic window of Ignavibacteriota bacterium:
- a CDS encoding DUF3857 domain-containing protein: protein MNMQRSIDRVRAFSLTMLWFTLTLVDGPSGHLVAQDLDGKLPASSISSAMLKDVDAVVRIDSTHFIVNGSTTTRKVLTAVTILNAAGRPYGQIYLPHDKFRKIEELEGELYDARGNYIRSLGERDQQDFAAIGDYILYDESRVRTAELFHGEYPYTVAYSYEMSDEAGISWPSWQPEFTRASVEHSVFEVGLSGKDTVRWWTNAALRPAWCAQRTDPCIIGKRIGSRHWSWSRWVHRPRTNTHV from the coding sequence ATGAACATGCAACGAAGTATCGATCGGGTCAGGGCATTCAGCCTGACCATGCTCTGGTTCACTCTGACCCTCGTGGACGGCCCGTCCGGACATCTCGTCGCTCAGGACCTTGATGGAAAGCTCCCGGCCTCCTCGATCTCCTCCGCGATGCTCAAGGATGTCGACGCCGTCGTGCGGATCGATTCGACCCACTTCATCGTCAACGGTTCAACCACCACGAGGAAAGTCCTGACCGCCGTGACGATCCTGAATGCTGCCGGGCGGCCCTATGGACAGATCTACCTTCCTCATGACAAGTTCAGGAAGATCGAAGAGCTTGAGGGCGAGCTCTATGATGCCCGGGGCAACTACATCCGGTCGCTGGGTGAGCGGGATCAGCAGGACTTCGCGGCGATCGGAGACTACATACTCTACGATGAGAGCCGGGTGCGCACAGCCGAGCTCTTTCATGGCGAGTATCCTTACACGGTGGCGTATTCCTACGAGATGTCTGACGAAGCCGGGATCTCTTGGCCCTCATGGCAACCTGAATTCACGCGGGCCTCGGTGGAGCATTCCGTGTTCGAGGTCGGGCTCAGCGGGAAGGACACGGTCCGGTGGTGGACGAATGCCGCGCTCCGCCCCGCGTGGTGCGCACAGAGGACGGATCCGTGTATCATTGGGAAGCGAATCGGGTCCCGGCACTGGAGTTGGAGCAGGTGGGTCCACCGGCCACGGACCAATACGCATGTGTGA
- a CDS encoding DUF3857 domain-containing protein codes for MNTRCWNCTTITAVAIALLLAIRTGHSAERPAMTWGEVPREHLQMTSFPADSNANAVILFDYGEGSFSSQYDLTFTRHTRIKILTKAGFDRGTVAVSYFAGKDGERITDIEGITTTLGADGEPVQTELDEDEIFTEEVTGDWRRVRFTLPALAEGCVIEFRYSRTGGGPMDLPDWDFQTTEPVLWSEYHVVSPVVFQFAVVSFGAEPYAINDVHYDTRPFLSSGNSQMMKMQILHYARSDVPALRSEPYITTLDDYRLKLNVQLAAVQWPGETMIKVLQTWPALLEELLKPKALGGALEGTGRTRDLALELTAHCADPKEKLTAIYDHIRQTIVWDGGRSYGVHHDLNDVLTVKKGNSAEINVLLIAMLRAAGLEATPVLLSTRSHGKIQKLWPIYTNFDYLIAQVRAGGETFLVDATERQRPLNVLPTRALNHEGLLVKEGTETWIPIAPGGDSQEAVFVTATLTADGSIAGSARKSFSGNSALDARSSLSGKKDDEYVKGLLRTETTGFAQDSFSIENRDSSDRPLDVRMTFNSATAGQVLEDRIFLNPMLFERRMSSPFKLATRTFPVDIPYGSTSTYTITLAIPPGYTVTSVPVEFSTPLPGNGGRYSRSVAVKGDTISLVTRFEITRTYFEPRSYKDLRKVFDESVTREAELIVLTKVPPPPPAPPKGASTPKTRKK; via the coding sequence ATGAATACGCGTTGCTGGAATTGCACTACGATCACCGCTGTCGCCATCGCCCTTCTCCTCGCGATCCGCACCGGCCATTCCGCGGAGCGCCCCGCAATGACCTGGGGCGAAGTGCCGCGCGAACATCTTCAGATGACGTCGTTTCCCGCCGACTCCAACGCGAACGCGGTGATCCTCTTCGACTACGGGGAAGGATCGTTCTCGTCACAGTACGATCTGACATTCACCCGCCACACGCGCATCAAGATCCTGACCAAGGCCGGCTTCGACCGGGGTACGGTCGCGGTGAGCTATTTCGCAGGCAAGGATGGAGAACGCATCACCGACATCGAAGGGATCACCACGACGCTCGGTGCGGACGGTGAACCCGTTCAGACGGAACTCGATGAGGACGAGATCTTCACGGAGGAAGTGACGGGGGACTGGCGCCGTGTCCGGTTCACGCTCCCGGCGCTGGCAGAGGGATGCGTGATCGAATTCAGGTACAGCAGAACTGGCGGCGGTCCGATGGACCTGCCGGACTGGGACTTCCAGACCACCGAACCCGTGCTCTGGAGCGAGTACCACGTCGTCTCACCCGTGGTCTTTCAGTTCGCCGTCGTGTCGTTCGGTGCGGAGCCGTACGCCATCAACGACGTCCACTACGACACACGTCCCTTCCTCTCGTCGGGCAACAGCCAGATGATGAAGATGCAGATCCTGCACTACGCCCGCAGCGATGTGCCCGCACTCAGGAGCGAGCCGTACATTACGACGCTCGACGACTACAGGCTGAAGCTGAACGTTCAGCTTGCCGCGGTCCAGTGGCCCGGGGAGACCATGATCAAGGTCCTGCAAACCTGGCCGGCGCTGCTGGAGGAACTTCTGAAGCCTAAGGCGCTCGGCGGTGCGCTCGAAGGGACCGGCCGGACACGCGACCTCGCACTGGAGCTCACGGCCCATTGTGCGGACCCCAAAGAGAAGCTGACCGCGATCTATGATCACATCCGGCAGACCATTGTCTGGGATGGAGGGCGCAGCTACGGGGTGCATCATGACCTCAATGATGTTCTGACAGTAAAAAAGGGGAACAGCGCGGAGATCAACGTGCTTCTGATCGCCATGCTCCGGGCAGCAGGACTTGAAGCAACGCCGGTCCTCCTGAGCACGCGCAGCCATGGCAAGATCCAGAAACTCTGGCCGATCTATACGAACTTCGACTACCTCATCGCGCAGGTGCGTGCCGGTGGGGAGACCTTCCTTGTGGATGCGACGGAACGGCAGAGGCCGCTCAACGTATTGCCGACCCGGGCTTTGAACCACGAAGGCCTTCTCGTGAAAGAAGGCACGGAAACATGGATCCCTATCGCGCCAGGCGGGGACTCACAGGAGGCGGTCTTTGTCACAGCAACACTCACGGCGGATGGCTCCATCGCGGGAAGCGCACGGAAGAGTTTTTCAGGCAACAGTGCCCTGGACGCGAGGAGTTCGCTCAGCGGCAAGAAGGATGACGAGTACGTGAAGGGGCTGCTCCGCACCGAGACAACAGGCTTCGCGCAGGACTCCTTCAGCATCGAGAACCGTGACTCCTCCGACCGTCCACTGGACGTACGGATGACGTTCAATTCAGCGACGGCCGGACAGGTTCTTGAGGACCGCATATTCCTCAATCCCATGCTGTTTGAACGAAGGATGTCAAGTCCGTTCAAACTCGCTACGCGTACGTTCCCGGTCGACATCCCGTATGGATCGACATCGACGTACACCATCACCCTGGCGATCCCGCCGGGGTATACGGTCACAAGTGTCCCCGTCGAATTCTCCACTCCGCTTCCCGGCAATGGAGGGCGGTATAGCCGGTCGGTCGCAGTCAAGGGGGATACCATCAGCCTTGTCACCCGATTCGAGATCACCAGAACGTATTTCGAGCCACGATCGTACAAGGATCTACGGAAGGTCTTCGACGAGTCCGTGACGCGGGAGGCTGAGCTGATCGTATTGACGAAGGTCCCTCCCCCGCCGCCGGCACCGCCGAAGGGCGCGTCAACTCCCAAAACCAGAAAAAAATAG
- a CDS encoding SpoIIE family protein phosphatase — MPPKILVVDDEPDLEVLIRQRFRKQIRENELTFEFAQNGVHALRKLDEHKDITVILSDINMPEMDGLTLLERVGERNNPAIKSVIISAYGDMENIRTAMNRGAFDFLTKPIDFADLELTVRKTMDQLEVIRHALRSRDELLAVQRDLGTATRIQQALLPKVFPPFPQHPQIGLYAEMLTAKEVGGDFYDYYFIDADRLAFTIGDVSGKGIPAAIYMAVSRTLLKAIAHQIVNPGEVLRRLNTLLIPESESSTFVTVFFGVLNIRSGELQFSNGAQNSPYLMRASGEVEQLPLTEGSILGKFGHLDYDTKKVRLLPGDTLFLYTDGVSEAMDADNNQYGDDRLMSYLASVTGAAIEEVVKGNMGDLKKHTGEAPQSDDITLLALRYNGT; from the coding sequence GTGCCCCCCAAGATTCTCGTCGTTGATGATGAGCCGGATCTTGAAGTCCTCATCCGACAGCGCTTCCGCAAGCAGATCCGCGAGAACGAGCTCACGTTCGAATTCGCCCAGAATGGTGTGCATGCCCTGCGCAAACTGGATGAACATAAGGACATTACCGTCATCCTCTCCGACATCAATATGCCGGAGATGGATGGCCTGACGCTGCTGGAACGCGTGGGTGAAAGGAACAACCCCGCGATCAAGTCCGTGATCATCTCTGCGTACGGGGATATGGAGAACATCCGGACGGCGATGAACCGCGGAGCGTTCGACTTCCTCACGAAGCCGATCGACTTTGCGGATCTGGAACTGACGGTGCGGAAGACCATGGACCAGCTCGAGGTCATCCGGCACGCGCTGCGGTCCAGGGACGAACTGCTTGCGGTGCAGCGCGATCTGGGCACCGCGACGCGCATCCAGCAAGCGTTGCTGCCGAAGGTCTTTCCTCCATTCCCGCAACACCCGCAGATCGGCCTGTACGCCGAGATGCTCACGGCGAAAGAGGTGGGCGGCGATTTCTATGACTACTATTTCATCGATGCTGATCGTCTTGCGTTCACGATCGGCGATGTCTCGGGGAAGGGGATACCGGCGGCGATCTACATGGCGGTCAGCCGGACGCTCCTGAAGGCGATCGCCCACCAGATCGTCAACCCGGGCGAGGTCCTCCGGAGGCTCAACACGTTGCTCATTCCTGAAAGCGAATCATCGACCTTCGTCACGGTCTTCTTCGGGGTGCTGAATATCCGCTCCGGTGAATTGCAGTTCAGCAATGGTGCTCAGAATTCGCCGTATCTGATGCGGGCGTCGGGTGAAGTGGAGCAGCTCCCCTTGACGGAGGGGTCGATCCTCGGGAAATTCGGTCACCTGGACTACGATACGAAGAAGGTCCGGCTCCTGCCCGGAGATACGCTGTTCCTCTATACGGATGGTGTCAGTGAGGCAATGGACGCGGACAACAATCAATATGGGGATGATCGCCTGATGAGCTATCTAGCGTCGGTGACCGGAGCGGCCATCGAAGAGGTCGTGAAGGGGAACATGGGGGATCTGAAGAAGCATACCGGTGAGGCGCCGCAGTCGGACGACATTACCCTGCTTGCACTGCGGTACAACGGGACCTAG
- a CDS encoding helix-turn-helix domain-containing protein, with translation MRTLKASGFEGERSIVVPGPIIAGLSRSEVSDPLYVACIGYYPQAKYHFRERRTGAAENILIYCVGGRGWYELDGSRHEVGKDQFFVLPKGTAHRYGADRRDPWTIYWVHFAGEKARELVALLEARSEQPRSIAFLAERIGLFDDIFEALSMGYSHENLMYASMCLWHFLGSVIFPDQFARIRNTGEETNIQKLIYFMKRHIAEQCSLARLAGAAGLSPSHLSVRFKKTTGYSPLQYFTQLKIQRACQYLDHTDMEIKEISAALGFSDPLYFSRVFNKLMKASPKRYRLRKKG, from the coding sequence ATGAGAACTCTGAAAGCAAGTGGATTTGAGGGGGAACGGTCGATCGTTGTCCCCGGCCCGATCATCGCCGGCCTCTCCCGGTCGGAGGTCTCGGATCCGCTCTATGTGGCGTGCATTGGGTACTATCCTCAGGCAAAGTATCACTTCAGGGAGAGGCGTACGGGGGCGGCAGAAAACATCCTCATATATTGTGTTGGGGGGCGCGGATGGTACGAACTCGATGGGTCACGACACGAGGTAGGCAAGGACCAGTTCTTCGTCCTGCCGAAAGGTACGGCGCACCGCTACGGAGCCGACCGCAGGGATCCGTGGACGATCTACTGGGTGCACTTTGCAGGAGAAAAGGCTCGTGAGCTTGTCGCATTGCTGGAAGCACGTTCGGAACAACCACGGAGCATAGCGTTTCTTGCGGAGCGGATCGGGCTCTTCGATGACATCTTCGAGGCCCTCTCCATGGGGTACAGCCATGAGAATCTCATGTATGCGAGCATGTGCCTCTGGCATTTCCTCGGGAGCGTGATCTTCCCCGATCAGTTCGCCCGGATCCGGAATACAGGAGAAGAGACGAACATCCAGAAGCTCATCTACTTCATGAAGCGGCATATTGCGGAGCAGTGCAGCCTTGCCCGGCTCGCGGGAGCGGCCGGGCTTTCCCCATCGCATCTTTCCGTCCGCTTCAAGAAGACCACCGGATACTCTCCCCTGCAGTATTTCACGCAGCTCAAGATCCAGCGGGCGTGCCAGTACCTCGATCACACGGATATGGAGATCAAGGAGATCAGCGCGGCACTGGGCTTCAGCGATCCGCTGTACTTCTCCCGCGTATTCAACAAACTGATGAAGGCGTCACCGAAACGATACCGGCTCCGCAAGAAAGGCTAG
- a CDS encoding alpha-L-fucosidase codes for MSAIRSLLFLSAAFCFASTLIPAIAQESAETYVWETDPAVAAKLEQWRDLKFGFFMHWGLYSQLGIIESWSLCPEDWITRDGMGAENYFTYRANYENVITQFDPRGFAPEKWAAATKAAGMKYVVFTTKHHDGFCMFDTKTTDYKITSPRSPFSTHPRANVAKEVFGAFRNEGFWVGAYFSKPDWHVPYYWDPYWPPLDRNVNYDPKKYPDKWKKFQEYTYTQIEELMTGYGKMDILWLDGAWVAPLAQYSPFFNTIEMRKVDQDINMPRIAAMARSHQPGLLVVDRWVPSRYENYLTPEQKVIEKPLPVPWEACVTLANNWGYVPNDVYKPTWKVVHMLADVVSNGGSLLLDVGPNPQGDLEPVAYERLQEIGAWMKVNGEAIYGTRPVAPYKNEKIRFTRQKSGALCAVYLADEKETSMPGSIVLVGVKAAKGAKVSLLGAKGGLDWKQDGDRMIVSIPASLRQAPPCRHAWTIKVSATQN; via the coding sequence ATGTCAGCCATTCGATCCCTTCTCTTTCTTTCCGCAGCATTCTGCTTCGCCTCAACCCTGATACCGGCCATCGCCCAGGAATCGGCCGAAACCTACGTGTGGGAAACAGATCCCGCGGTAGCGGCCAAACTGGAACAGTGGCGCGACCTGAAGTTCGGTTTCTTCATGCACTGGGGGTTGTACAGCCAGCTGGGGATCATCGAAAGCTGGTCGCTCTGTCCGGAAGATTGGATCACGCGCGACGGGATGGGGGCCGAGAACTACTTCACGTACAGGGCGAACTACGAGAACGTCATCACGCAGTTCGACCCGAGAGGCTTCGCTCCCGAAAAGTGGGCTGCCGCAACAAAGGCCGCGGGCATGAAGTACGTGGTCTTCACCACGAAGCATCATGATGGCTTCTGTATGTTCGATACGAAGACCACGGACTATAAGATCACTTCGCCCCGGAGCCCGTTCAGTACACACCCGCGCGCCAATGTCGCGAAAGAGGTCTTCGGCGCATTCCGGAATGAGGGGTTCTGGGTGGGAGCGTACTTCTCGAAACCCGACTGGCACGTGCCGTACTACTGGGATCCCTACTGGCCGCCGCTGGACCGGAACGTGAACTACGACCCCAAGAAGTATCCGGACAAGTGGAAGAAGTTCCAGGAGTACACGTACACCCAGATCGAAGAGCTCATGACGGGGTATGGGAAGATGGATATCCTCTGGCTCGACGGCGCATGGGTCGCCCCGCTCGCGCAGTACTCTCCTTTCTTCAATACCATCGAGATGAGGAAGGTCGATCAGGACATCAACATGCCGCGGATCGCTGCGATGGCACGGAGCCATCAACCCGGCCTCCTGGTCGTGGATCGCTGGGTCCCCTCACGCTACGAGAACTACCTGACCCCCGAGCAGAAGGTCATTGAGAAGCCCCTGCCGGTACCCTGGGAGGCGTGCGTCACGCTGGCCAACAACTGGGGGTACGTACCGAACGACGTCTACAAACCGACCTGGAAAGTGGTACACATGCTGGCCGATGTGGTATCCAACGGCGGGAGTCTCCTGCTCGATGTCGGTCCGAATCCGCAGGGCGACCTGGAACCTGTGGCATACGAACGGTTACAGGAGATCGGGGCGTGGATGAAGGTGAACGGCGAAGCGATCTACGGTACGCGACCGGTAGCGCCGTATAAGAACGAGAAGATCCGGTTTACCCGTCAGAAGAGCGGTGCCCTGTGCGCCGTCTACCTTGCGGATGAGAAGGAAACCTCGATGCCGGGATCCATTGTCCTCGTCGGGGTCAAGGCCGCGAAAGGCGCAAAGGTTTCCCTCCTCGGGGCAAAGGGCGGACTCGACTGGAAGCAGGACGGCGACCGCATGATCGTGTCCATCCCCGCCTCGCTCCGGCAGGCTCCCCCCTGCCGGCATGCGTGGACGATCAAGGTCTCGGCGACACAGAACTAG
- a CDS encoding response regulator, giving the protein MKIMIVDDERDVEILFRQQFRREVKDGRVELCYAFSGEEALDYLQTVSPPDVVCILSDINMPGITGIDLLKAVKEKYPAIRVSMITAYGDEVNFKTAISAGAENYFTKPIDFDQVKRDVLKPAPDTGGAA; this is encoded by the coding sequence ATGAAGATCATGATCGTTGATGACGAGCGGGACGTGGAGATCCTGTTCCGCCAGCAATTTCGGAGAGAGGTGAAGGATGGGCGCGTCGAGCTCTGTTATGCGTTCTCGGGGGAGGAGGCACTCGACTACTTGCAGACCGTGAGCCCTCCCGATGTGGTCTGTATCCTCTCTGATATCAACATGCCGGGCATCACCGGCATCGACCTGCTGAAGGCCGTCAAAGAGAAATACCCCGCGATCAGGGTGTCCATGATCACTGCGTACGGTGATGAGGTCAACTTCAAGACCGCGATCTCGGCAGGTGCGGAGAACTACTTTACGAAGCCCATCGACTTCGACCAGGTGAAACGCGATGTGCTGAAGCCAGCACCCGACACCGGTGGAGCAGCATAA
- a CDS encoding C69 family dipeptidase yields the protein MSVHRQFHLVVLVVIVVASAFLPSMAQDRPEPPFDCFALVAGKGATADGSVITAHNEDVNAPAVNLYKVPARTHAPGEQITLRKGGTVQQAASTLGSLWINVPGWDVCDSYINEHGVAISSDGCPSREDKPELVEGGIVFWLRRIVADRALTAREGVRIATGLIDRFGYASSGRSYVIADRNEAWILAVVNGKHLVAQRVPDDMVVLIPNCFTIQEVDLKDTANFLGSPDIVEYAMQRGWYDPARDGAFNFAKAYSNPHSLDHPGNIYRHWSAIRRVSGIDLDPRKQLPFAVRPKHKLTVLDAVAVMRDHFEETPRDSSANGTAGDPHTLNDPTVCADGTRYCFVAQLRSGLPEAIAPIVWIALHIPDVQGFSAWYPSVTSTPAILRTGDDAAGLAWHLDTAFVLEKTVVPAGFKRYVALNERVRKSFTRNYPVARKAWRVFESDQFRSQGAFETRLLTSAGQNGMLPVDLISRRCAEEAAKVYKKAGAILRQLR from the coding sequence ATGTCTGTCCACCGGCAATTCCATCTGGTCGTTCTCGTGGTGATCGTGGTGGCATCTGCCTTCCTGCCTTCGATGGCTCAGGATCGACCGGAACCACCATTCGATTGTTTCGCGCTGGTCGCAGGCAAAGGTGCTACGGCCGACGGGTCGGTCATCACCGCCCACAACGAGGACGTCAATGCTCCTGCGGTGAACCTCTACAAGGTCCCGGCCCGCACGCATGCGCCCGGGGAGCAGATCACACTACGGAAAGGGGGCACGGTTCAGCAGGCAGCATCGACGCTCGGATCACTCTGGATCAACGTCCCCGGGTGGGATGTGTGCGATAGCTATATCAACGAGCACGGCGTCGCGATCAGCTCCGACGGCTGCCCATCCCGTGAAGACAAGCCGGAACTCGTCGAAGGTGGGATCGTCTTCTGGCTGCGGCGGATCGTGGCAGATCGGGCTTTGACCGCCCGGGAGGGGGTCAGGATAGCCACCGGCCTTATCGATCGCTTCGGATATGCGTCCTCAGGCAGGAGCTATGTGATCGCGGACAGGAACGAGGCCTGGATCCTTGCGGTGGTCAACGGAAAACACTTGGTAGCGCAGCGTGTCCCCGACGATATGGTTGTGCTTATACCGAACTGCTTCACGATCCAGGAAGTGGACCTGAAGGATACGGCCAACTTCCTGGGCTCTCCGGATATCGTGGAGTATGCGATGCAGCGTGGCTGGTACGATCCGGCCAGGGACGGCGCCTTCAACTTCGCGAAGGCGTACTCGAATCCGCATTCATTGGATCATCCGGGCAATATCTACAGGCACTGGAGTGCCATCCGGCGCGTATCGGGGATCGATCTCGATCCGCGGAAGCAGCTCCCCTTTGCGGTCAGGCCGAAACACAAGCTGACGGTCCTGGATGCCGTGGCGGTCATGAGGGATCACTTTGAAGAAACACCCCGTGATTCGTCGGCCAACGGTACCGCGGGTGATCCGCACACACTGAACGATCCGACCGTGTGCGCCGATGGAACGCGGTACTGCTTCGTCGCACAACTCCGCAGCGGACTCCCGGAAGCGATCGCCCCCATCGTCTGGATCGCATTGCATATCCCGGATGTCCAGGGCTTCAGCGCATGGTATCCTTCCGTCACGTCTACCCCGGCTATCCTTCGTACAGGAGACGATGCCGCAGGATTGGCCTGGCACCTCGACACGGCATTCGTTCTCGAAAAGACGGTGGTGCCCGCAGGATTCAAGAGGTATGTCGCACTCAACGAACGTGTCAGGAAGAGCTTCACACGCAACTATCCCGTGGCGCGGAAGGCGTGGCGTGTCTTCGAATCGGATCAGTTCAGAAGCCAGGGGGCCTTTGAAACCCGACTCCTCACGAGCGCGGGACAGAATGGCATGCTCCCCGTCGACCTCATTTCCAGAAGGTGTGCCGAAGAGGCGGCAAAGGTTTACAAGAAAGCCGGCGCGATACTCAGGCAACTCCGGTGA
- a CDS encoding beta-galactosidase, producing MPSSKQFFALFMLVLIPSLSLGQRDTLDLTGRWSFAVDSLHQGLLQRWYSSGLPSKLTQSVTVPHTWNSMQNLETYAGTGWYERTVTVPGSWKGKRIVLQFSAVYHDASVWINGKKAGGHIGSGFTPFQLEVSELVHPGGKDVIRVAASNSYSRNSIPFERSFDWPNDGGIIRPVALVAMPLQSIGGLRVSGIPVDAPRAPSRGKAHISFELQGTNSEGWDGSSYQLIFRCEPFTVEKPLCDTSFVITPLQRQCTQTIDLPQVEAWSFDAPNLYSLEVRLRRGNVLVDRATAVFGFREIRTDGERLVLNGEQVRLMGVEWMPGSSLAHGMAETKDELIGMLEKLRGVNAIFTRFHWQQDDAVFDWCDRHGVLVQEEVPLWGGATPLNDTILTLAQRHLDEMIRAHGNHPSIVMWGVGNELASREPAIVQGVRQLYRYTRALDPTRLVNYVSNKAAFSGGRDAIREGDVLMFNEYQDTWYQGDPARLGNMLDTLHLEYPGRPIVISEYGLCEPAFQGGDERRSNDMIYHTAVYESRSYIAGAIYFCLNDYRTHVGEAGEGILKRRVHGVYDLQGNAKRSAGVLRRMSSPIKVINVPWKGSHLIELKLVGGGGLPQHVCTGYALYWSRPGSSIYQASAWRSRNSVPTDPHMSTSMSSQATRLSPRSSARPGRLSTPGNSPWTASHSKLPIEHGLQRRMDATT from the coding sequence ATGCCATCCTCGAAGCAGTTCTTCGCGCTGTTCATGCTCGTCCTGATCCCGTCGTTGTCCCTGGGCCAACGGGATACCCTCGACCTCACCGGCCGGTGGTCCTTCGCCGTCGACAGCCTCCACCAGGGACTGCTGCAACGCTGGTACTCGTCGGGGCTCCCATCGAAACTCACGCAAAGCGTCACGGTCCCGCATACCTGGAATAGCATGCAGAACCTCGAGACCTATGCGGGGACCGGTTGGTACGAACGCACGGTGACCGTGCCAGGCTCCTGGAAGGGAAAGCGGATCGTCCTGCAGTTCTCGGCCGTGTACCACGATGCCAGCGTGTGGATCAACGGCAAGAAAGCCGGCGGGCACATCGGGTCCGGGTTCACGCCGTTCCAGCTCGAGGTGTCGGAACTTGTGCACCCGGGAGGCAAGGATGTCATCCGCGTGGCGGCAAGCAATTCCTATAGCCGCAACTCCATTCCGTTCGAGCGGTCGTTCGACTGGCCGAACGACGGGGGGATCATACGCCCCGTCGCACTTGTTGCCATGCCCCTCCAGAGCATCGGCGGCCTCCGTGTCTCCGGAATACCGGTGGATGCTCCGAGAGCGCCTTCAAGAGGGAAAGCACACATCTCCTTCGAACTGCAGGGGACGAACAGTGAAGGATGGGATGGATCGTCCTATCAACTTATCTTCCGGTGTGAACCTTTCACCGTTGAAAAACCTCTCTGCGATACGTCCTTTGTGATCACCCCTCTACAACGCCAGTGCACACAGACCATCGATCTCCCGCAGGTAGAGGCATGGAGTTTCGATGCGCCGAACCTCTACTCGCTCGAGGTCCGATTGCGGCGTGGGAACGTGCTCGTCGACCGGGCGACGGCCGTGTTCGGATTCAGAGAGATCCGCACGGATGGTGAGCGGCTGGTCCTGAACGGGGAACAGGTGCGCCTGATGGGGGTCGAATGGATGCCCGGCTCAAGCCTCGCACATGGCATGGCTGAGACAAAAGATGAGCTGATCGGGATGCTGGAGAAGCTCCGCGGAGTGAATGCCATCTTCACCAGGTTCCACTGGCAGCAGGATGACGCGGTGTTCGACTGGTGTGACCGGCATGGTGTGCTCGTCCAGGAAGAGGTTCCCCTGTGGGGTGGAGCGACCCCGTTGAACGACACGATCCTCACACTCGCACAACGTCATCTCGATGAGATGATCCGCGCGCATGGCAATCACCCGAGTATCGTCATGTGGGGCGTGGGGAACGAACTTGCCTCGCGCGAGCCGGCGATCGTGCAGGGCGTGCGCCAGCTCTACCGATACACCAGAGCCCTCGATCCCACCCGCCTCGTGAATTACGTGAGCAACAAGGCAGCGTTCTCCGGCGGCCGTGACGCGATCCGGGAGGGAGATGTGCTGATGTTCAACGAGTACCAGGACACGTGGTATCAGGGCGATCCGGCGCGCCTCGGGAACATGCTTGACACGCTCCATCTCGAGTATCCGGGCCGCCCGATCGTGATCTCGGAGTATGGACTGTGTGAGCCCGCGTTCCAGGGAGGGGACGAACGGCGCAGCAATGACATGATCTATCACACAGCCGTGTATGAGAGTCGGTCCTACATCGCCGGTGCGATCTATTTCTGCCTCAATGATTACCGGACGCATGTTGGCGAGGCAGGCGAAGGCATCCTGAAACGCCGCGTTCACGGCGTGTATGATCTCCAGGGCAATGCGAAACGGTCGGCCGGTGTCCTCCGCCGGATGAGTTCCCCGATCAAGGTCATCAATGTGCCGTGGAAGGGTAGTCATCTCATCGAGCTGAAGCTCGTGGGAGGTGGGGGATTGCCGCAGCACGTTTGCACGGGATACGCCCTGTACTGGTCTCGCCCGGGGAGCAGTATCTATCAGGCCAGCGCGTGGCGATCCCGGAACTCCGTGCCAACGGATCCACACATGTCTACCTCGATGAGTTCTCAGGCGACACGGTTGTCGCCACGCTCGTCCGCCCGACCGGGGAGGTTGTCGACTCCTGGGAACTCGCCCTGGACCGCAAGCCACAGTAAGCTACCGATCGAACACGGCCTTCAACGAAGAATGGATGCGACAACATGA